A genomic window from Pseudomonas alcaligenes includes:
- a CDS encoding ABC transporter ATP-binding protein: MTSALSIRQLTKTYANGFQALKGIDLEVEEGDFFALLGPNGAGKSTTIGILSTLVNKSGGTVEVFGHDLDRDPSGLKRCLGVVPQEFNFNQFEKCFDILTTQAGYYGIPLKLARERAEQYLTQLGLWDKRNNASRELSGGMKRRLMIARALIHQPRLLILDEPTAGVDIELRRSMWSFLTELNQQGITIILTTHYLEEAEQLCRNIGIIDHGRIVERSSMKDLLKTLHVETFLLDLKEATLVMPQLTGYPAQLVDDHTLEVQVEKSQGINDLFRQLAAQKVEVLSLRNKSNRLEELFVSLVEKNLEKVAK, from the coding sequence ATGACCTCCGCACTGTCCATCCGGCAGCTGACCAAGACCTACGCCAATGGCTTCCAGGCCCTCAAGGGCATCGACCTGGAGGTGGAAGAGGGCGACTTCTTCGCCCTGCTGGGCCCCAACGGCGCCGGCAAGTCCACCACCATCGGCATCCTCTCCACCCTGGTGAACAAGAGCGGCGGCACGGTCGAGGTGTTCGGCCATGACCTTGACCGCGATCCTTCCGGGCTCAAGCGCTGCCTGGGCGTGGTGCCGCAGGAGTTCAACTTCAACCAGTTCGAGAAGTGTTTCGACATCCTCACCACCCAGGCCGGCTACTACGGCATTCCGCTCAAGCTGGCCAGGGAGCGCGCCGAGCAGTACCTGACCCAGCTCGGCCTGTGGGACAAGCGCAACAACGCCTCGCGCGAGCTGTCCGGCGGCATGAAGCGCCGCCTGATGATCGCCCGCGCGCTGATCCACCAGCCGCGCCTGCTGATCCTCGACGAGCCCACCGCCGGCGTCGACATCGAGCTGCGCCGCTCGATGTGGAGCTTCCTCACCGAGCTGAACCAGCAGGGCATCACCATCATCCTCACCACCCACTACCTGGAGGAGGCCGAGCAGCTCTGCCGCAACATCGGCATCATCGACCACGGCCGCATCGTCGAGCGCTCCAGCATGAAGGACCTGCTGAAGACGCTGCACGTGGAAACCTTCCTGCTCGACCTCAAGGAGGCGACCCTGGTCATGCCGCAGCTCACCGGCTACCCGGCGCAGCTGGTCGACGACCACACCCTGGAAGTGCAGGTGGAGAAGAGTCAGGGTATCAACGACCTGTTCCGCCAGCTGGCGGCGCAGAAGGTCGAGGTGCTGAGCCTGCGCAACAAGAGCAACCGCCTGGAGGAGCTGTTCGTCTCCCTGGTCGAGAAGAACCTGGAAAAGGTGGCCAAATGA
- a CDS encoding PA2817 family protein: MASTYLDHHLALLAHLRGILVALGEAEQVEDDAHALFLERFDELLAQLPNDTEGSLYLGQDLISQVFHRYPQIAHLVPRDLLWFFGGDCLHFMPDEEIALFQRLDERRFEAEENGEPFDWNQEKQLLALPAESAKH, from the coding sequence ATGGCCTCGACCTACCTCGACCACCACCTCGCCCTGCTCGCCCACCTGCGTGGCATCCTGGTCGCCCTGGGTGAAGCCGAGCAGGTGGAGGACGATGCCCACGCCCTGTTCCTCGAACGCTTCGATGAACTGCTCGCGCAGCTGCCGAACGATACGGAAGGCAGCCTGTACCTGGGCCAGGACCTGATCAGCCAGGTATTCCACCGCTACCCGCAGATCGCCCACCTGGTGCCGCGCGACCTGCTGTGGTTCTTCGGCGGCGACTGCCTGCACTTCATGCCGGACGAGGAGATCGCGCTGTTCCAGCGCCTGGACGAGCGGCGCTTCGAGGCCGAGGAGAACGGCGAGCCGTTCGACTGGAACCAGGAAAAGCAGCTGCTCGCCCTGCCCGCCGAGAGCGCCAAGCACTGA
- a CDS encoding DUF2897 family protein, whose product MPWYAWLIIVLALGSILGSLLLLRDSARRLPLTEEQLKRIRQRNAEQDAKDAEER is encoded by the coding sequence ATGCCCTGGTACGCCTGGCTGATCATCGTCCTCGCCCTCGGCTCCATCCTCGGCAGCCTGTTGCTGCTGCGTGACAGCGCACGCCGCCTGCCGCTGACCGAGGAGCAGCTCAAGCGCATCCGCCAGCGCAATGCCGAGCAGGATGCCAAGGACGCCGAAGAGCGCTGA
- a CDS encoding SPOR domain-containing protein, translating to MMDIGMSEVADRGWIVRVGQCSVPFSTREAADQLVEQLRTRLAAPHGLPGAQGHQTVMQETQDRP from the coding sequence ATGATGGATATCGGCATGAGCGAGGTCGCGGATCGCGGCTGGATCGTCAGGGTGGGGCAGTGCAGCGTGCCCTTTTCCACTCGGGAAGCGGCCGACCAGTTGGTCGAGCAGCTCAGGACGCGACTGGCGGCGCCGCATGGGTTGCCCGGGGCGCAGGGTCATCAAACTGTCATGCAGGAGACGCAAGATCGTCCCTGA
- a CDS encoding glutathione S-transferase family protein, with amino-acid sequence MSLIVYGAPLSPFVRKLRLCLLEKGLDYQLEIVTPYGQPDWYRELNPLGRIPAFRDGELTLADSSVICQYIEERYPQHLPLFGRDPAEAAKVRWLEKYGDYELAPLCTFGVFRNRLLKPMLGQACDEQAVQGVLHEKLPQHFDYLERTLGQGEFFLGEQFSQADLAIFTQLLNMEHGGEALDAARWPALASHYQRIKARPSVQNVLPGELKVIAKIAGQR; translated from the coding sequence ATGAGCCTGATCGTCTACGGCGCACCCTTGTCGCCATTCGTGCGCAAGCTGCGCCTGTGCCTGCTGGAGAAGGGGCTGGATTACCAGCTGGAGATCGTCACGCCCTATGGCCAGCCGGACTGGTATCGGGAACTCAATCCGCTGGGACGTATCCCGGCCTTTCGCGACGGCGAGCTGACCCTGGCCGACTCCAGCGTGATCTGCCAGTACATCGAGGAACGTTATCCGCAGCACCTGCCGCTGTTCGGCAGGGACCCGGCCGAAGCCGCCAAGGTGCGCTGGCTGGAGAAATACGGCGACTACGAGCTGGCCCCGCTATGCACCTTCGGCGTGTTCCGCAATCGCCTGCTCAAGCCCATGCTCGGCCAGGCCTGCGACGAACAGGCGGTGCAGGGTGTGCTGCATGAAAAGCTGCCGCAACATTTCGACTACCTGGAGCGGACGCTGGGCCAGGGCGAATTCTTCCTCGGCGAGCAGTTCAGCCAGGCCGACCTGGCCATCTTCACCCAGCTGCTCAACATGGAGCACGGCGGCGAGGCACTGGATGCCGCACGCTGGCCGGCACTGGCCAGCCACTACCAGCGCATCAAGGCGCGCCCGTCGGTGCAGAACGTGCTGCCGGGCGAGCTCAAGGTGATCGCCAAGATCGCCGGACAGCGCTGA